In Ipomoea triloba cultivar NCNSP0323 chromosome 7, ASM357664v1, a single genomic region encodes these proteins:
- the LOC116024639 gene encoding uncharacterized protein LOC116024639 isoform X1, whose amino-acid sequence MEAIYAKLYNRYTKLKKEKDSEMEKLNREQEEKFLNYVAAAEEMIEYLRSEKDKLSKQVNELKSELASIRSTKDEQLIHYQNLLMEENLKNKELSVEIERLQSLEQQRQVNNLSQDYEGENGQTNDPGGVSPHAFKSPTIKKTRKRSRQSLLVNENPVDASDAEENLDDLMKEPTNGLCKMIEAPCCRRIMDASGNEVTDAEHLICMFQDLAGCIVGMKLSPFMENEEYLISALHESSGYSFTLTWINNSSGKPELLYRVSSLGTFERIAPEWMRDVLMFSTSMCPVFFERLSRVIKA is encoded by the exons AAAGAAAAAGATTCCGAGATGGAGAAGCTGAATCGTGAACAAGAAGAGAAGTTTTTGAATTATGTAGCCG CTGCGGAGGAAATGATAGAGTACTTGAGAAGTGAAAAGGACAAACTTTCTAAGCAAGTCAATGAGTTGAAAAGTGAATTGGCCTCAATAAG ATCCACCAAAGATGAACAACTAATTCACTACCAAAATCTTTTGATGGAAGAGAACCTTAAGA ATAAAGAACTATCAGTGGAAATTGAGAGATTACAAAGCCTTGAACAACAGAGACAAGTTAATAACTTATCTCAAGATTATGAAGGTGAAAATGGACAAACAAATGATCCTGGGGGCGTTTCACCTCATGCATTTAAGTCCCCAACTATAAAGAAGACTAGGAAGCGTAGTAGGCAATCCCTCCTTGTCAATGAAAATCCAGTTGATGCATCTGATGCAGAGGAAAACTTGGATGACCTCATGAAGGAACCTACAAATGGGTTATGTAAGATGATTGAG gcTCCATGCTGTAGAAGAATCATGGATGCTTCAG GTAATGAGGTAACTGATGCAGAACATCTAATCTGCATGTTTCAAGACCTGGCTGGGTGCATAGTTGGAATGAAACTATCACCATTTATGGAAAATGAGGAATATCTTATCTCCGCTCTTCATGAGTCAAGTG GTTATTCTTTTACTTTAACATGGATAAACAACTCAAGTGGAAAACCAGAACTGTTGTACCGAGTTTCGTCATTGGGAACTTTTGAGAGAATAGCACCAGAATGGATGAGAGATGTCTTAATGTTCAGCACAAGTATGTGCCCAGTCTTCTTTGAAAGGCTGTCTCGTGTTATTAAAGCTTAA
- the LOC116024639 gene encoding uncharacterized protein LOC116024639 isoform X2, with translation MEKLNREQEEKFLNYVAAAEEMIEYLRSEKDKLSKQVNELKSELASIRSTKDEQLIHYQNLLMEENLKNKELSVEIERLQSLEQQRQVNNLSQDYEGENGQTNDPGGVSPHAFKSPTIKKTRKRSRQSLLVNENPVDASDAEENLDDLMKEPTNGLCKMIEAPCCRRIMDASGNEVTDAEHLICMFQDLAGCIVGMKLSPFMENEEYLISALHESSGYSFTLTWINNSSGKPELLYRVSSLGTFERIAPEWMRDVLMFSTSMCPVFFERLSRVIKA, from the exons ATGGAGAAGCTGAATCGTGAACAAGAAGAGAAGTTTTTGAATTATGTAGCCG CTGCGGAGGAAATGATAGAGTACTTGAGAAGTGAAAAGGACAAACTTTCTAAGCAAGTCAATGAGTTGAAAAGTGAATTGGCCTCAATAAG ATCCACCAAAGATGAACAACTAATTCACTACCAAAATCTTTTGATGGAAGAGAACCTTAAGA ATAAAGAACTATCAGTGGAAATTGAGAGATTACAAAGCCTTGAACAACAGAGACAAGTTAATAACTTATCTCAAGATTATGAAGGTGAAAATGGACAAACAAATGATCCTGGGGGCGTTTCACCTCATGCATTTAAGTCCCCAACTATAAAGAAGACTAGGAAGCGTAGTAGGCAATCCCTCCTTGTCAATGAAAATCCAGTTGATGCATCTGATGCAGAGGAAAACTTGGATGACCTCATGAAGGAACCTACAAATGGGTTATGTAAGATGATTGAG gcTCCATGCTGTAGAAGAATCATGGATGCTTCAG GTAATGAGGTAACTGATGCAGAACATCTAATCTGCATGTTTCAAGACCTGGCTGGGTGCATAGTTGGAATGAAACTATCACCATTTATGGAAAATGAGGAATATCTTATCTCCGCTCTTCATGAGTCAAGTG GTTATTCTTTTACTTTAACATGGATAAACAACTCAAGTGGAAAACCAGAACTGTTGTACCGAGTTTCGTCATTGGGAACTTTTGAGAGAATAGCACCAGAATGGATGAGAGATGTCTTAATGTTCAGCACAAGTATGTGCCCAGTCTTCTTTGAAAGGCTGTCTCGTGTTATTAAAGCTTAA